gcaatttcaaaaatattagtagtcAGACAAGAGGTACTTTTATAAAAGCCTCTAGCTACGGCTATGGCCTCTCCAGTCAAGAGGTCACTAGTCACGACAACGTAACACACTTTCGGTGTATTAATATGGGGTGATCAACATTTTTAGAAAGTATGTATTGGATGTGTGTAGGTAGACAATACAGTTTAGCTCAAAAATATCGTAAACAAGATTATGCTTTattcatgataaaaataaaaaagtataaatcaacaattacaaatattatacatttatttaatatatctaataaCCTTCATCACTGATTGTAATAGTGTAGCTTGGGAAGCATTCCTTAATGAGTTTAGCTGCAACTTCATGGTCAGCTTTACCATAACCCTGGGAGTAGCCATAGATATGGATTTTCTTGTTTTCACTGTCATGTGATATTCTGCCCCCACCTAAAGGCTCACAATCTAGATTCTTCAGTTTAGCTTGCACCTAAAATGATTGAATAAATGTTACACTAAAGGATTGGTCAGTTCGGGTCTGCCAGATGTAACGATTTTGGCAGGACATCCCAATTTTTTACTCCTCAATTTACTGTCCTAGGCCAATCAACTCTGCCCTCCTTTTTTGGTTTTGCAGTGGAAAAGGCGAAAAACACGACATCAACATGTTTTTGCACACAGataaatctattatattaatgacttaaattttcaattcaattttgaaatgtaGCTATTGTGTTCATAttaaaaagaggggtgttataagtttgaccgccaagtgtgtttgtctgtctgtgtacatGGCACCATAGTTCATCAACAGATGAACCGATTTGATgtggttttttattgtttattattgaggacgatgtaaaatattaattggcgttttttctattatatccTGCGTTAGACGAAATAATCGCTCTTTTTTACTCATTAGGGTTCAAAACCCTGCTTACACAAAAAAACTGGCAATGCTGGTTTGGATACAAtagcatataataaaaaagctagATTTTTTAATCCATAACATACTACCTCATCATAAATATCTGAATGGTAATTGCATCTTTTGTAGCCTCTAACAATCGTCGTCGAAACCTCTTGGTTGTCTTTTGCCTTTCCATGCACTTTCAACAAGATGTACTTGA
This DNA window, taken from Plodia interpunctella isolate USDA-ARS_2022_Savannah chromosome 2, ilPloInte3.2, whole genome shotgun sequence, encodes the following:
- the LOC128675310 gene encoding 14 kDa phosphohistidine phosphatase-like codes for the protein MLAISKILSISILSKSVLLAKQLTFCTGYTSVPSFRNMCCACPALEAVPKVDIDPEGVFKYILLKVHGKAKDNQEVSTTIVRGYKRCNYHSDIYDEVQAKLKNLDCEPLGGGRISHDSENKKIHIYGYSQGYGKADHEVAAKLIKECFPSYTITISDEGY